Proteins encoded by one window of Lathyrus oleraceus cultivar Zhongwan6 chromosome 1, CAAS_Psat_ZW6_1.0, whole genome shotgun sequence:
- the LOC127135584 gene encoding RING-H2 finger protein ATL52, which yields MVDVLSPFTIPSPPPPSPLSNQNNNTIPMLYYSLVVMGVAAIVLAIYNIIIIKRCNRNNHNNQPQPTRVNLSSTRFENQQRNLLSSFKYRKDMVTKEEEEKGYDEYECSVCLSVYEEGEDVRKLPRCKHSFHAVCIDMWLYSHFDCPICRTSVGSFCDGMIESGGSISV from the coding sequence ATGGTTGATGTTCTAAGCCCTTTCACAATCCCATCTCCACCTCCACCATCTCCTTTATCAAACCAAAACAACAACACCATACCCATGTTATACTATAGTCTAGTAGTGATGGGAGTTGCAGCCATAGTTCTAGCAATTtacaacatcatcatcatcaaacgTTGCAATAGAAACAACCACAATAATCAACCACAACCCACAAGAGTAAATCTTAGTAGTACGAGGTTTGAAAACCAACAAAGAAACTTACTTTCAAGCTTCAAGTATAGGAAAGACATGGTtacaaaagaagaagaagaaaagggGTATGATGAATATGAATGTTCTGTTTGTTTATCGGTTTATGAAGAAGGAGAAGATGTTAGGAAGCTACCAAGGTGTAAACATAGTTTTCATGCTGTTTGTATAGATATGTGGCTTTATTCTCATTTTGATTGTCCAATTTGTAGAACATCTGTTGGTTCTTTTTGTGATGGGATGATTGAATCTGGTGGTAGCATCTCTGTTTGA
- the LOC127135590 gene encoding mechanosensitive ion channel protein 10 — protein sequence MEQQKTVKNNKTTNNEVVLRISNNQEIRDFGATQVAETSSHSKGSHAEELIELENVRSSFLGRSEFSKPKARMVEPPLPKDASFVAEKTQIKNSNSPNKKVLPRDVPDGIGTVITPRTPLIGTPREGEEVDDDDDEEEVYKTAEIEVSKRSGKKMKLMSWIELFAFVSILGFLIASLMVHNLQHKKIWSLELWKWCVLTLVIISGRLVTSWFINVLVFLIERNFLFKKKVLYFVYGVRKSVQAFIWLSLVLLAWSLVFHHGVKRTRKVTTILGYITRALASFVISAAIWLAKTLLIKLLSSHFQSTRFFDRVQESIFHQYILRTLSGPPLMEMVEMVGKSSSSGRLSFKMLVRDNEKKGTKEQVIDVEKLKKMKQKKVSAWTMKGLVDVIKSSGLSTISYTPESIYEEESDQKDNEITSEWEAKAAAYRIFRNVAKPGSKYIEKEDLLQFMKIEEVENLLPLFEGAVETGRIKRKSLKNWLVKVYLERRSLVHSLNDAKTAVDELNNIASAIVLILAIIVLLLVMGFLTTQVLVFISSQLLLVAFVFGNTAKTVFEAIIFVFVMHPFDVGDRCVIDGVQMIVEEMNILTTIFLRYDNEKIFYPNSVLATKPISNFYRSPEMSDSVEFSVDVSTSIQSIGALKARLKEYLESRPQHWRPNHSVLVKDIENVNKMKMVLYVTHTINFQNSGDKNNRRSELVLELKRILEDLDIKYNLLPQEVRLNHVRSQDNKAETV from the exons ATGGAACAACAAAAAACCGTGAAAAACAACAAAACGACAAATAACGAGGTTGTTCTTCGAATTTCAAACAACCAAGAAATCAGAGATTTTGGAGCTACCCAAGTTGCCGAAACCAGTTCTCATTCAAAAGGGTCACATGCAGAAGAACTCATAGAGCTTGAGAATGTCAGAAGCAGTTTCTTGGGTCGGTCTGAATTTTCAAAGCCAAAAGCAAGAATGGTGGAACCACCATTACCAAAAGATGCAAGCTTTGTAGCAGAAAAGACTCAAATCAAGAATTCCAATTCTCCAAACAAGAAGGTTCTTCCAAGAGATGTTCCTGATGGAATTGGAACTGTCATTACCCCAAGAACTCCATTGATTGGTACTCCAAGGGAAGGAGAAGAAgtggatgatgatgatgatgaagaagaagtTTACAAGACTGCAGAAATTGAAGTGAGTAAGAGATCTGGTAAGAAGATGAAACTAATGAGTTGGATTGAGTTATTTGCATTTGTTTCAATTTTGGGTTTTTTGATTGCAAGCTTAATGGTTCATAATCTGCAACATAAGAAAATTTGGAGTTTAGAACTTTGGAAATGGTGTGTGCTTACATTAGTTATCATCTCTGGTAGATTAGTCACTAGCTGGTTTATCAATGTTCTGGTTTTCTTAATCGAAAGAAACTTCTTGTTTAAGAAGAAAGTCTTGTATTTTGTTTATGGTGTTAGGAAGAGTGTTCAAGCTTTTATATGGTTAAGTTTGGTACTTTTGGCATGGAGTTTAGTTTTCCACCATGGAGTTAAGAGAACAAGAAAAGTTACTACGATTCTTGGTTACATCACAAGGGCACTTGCTTCTTTTGTTATTTCCGCGGCTATATGGTTGGCGAAAACTTTGTTGATTAAGCTATTGTCTTCTCATTTTCAATCGACTAGGTTTTTCGATAGGGTTCAAGAATCGATTTTTCATCAGTATATTCTTAGGACTCTTTCTGGTCCTCCTTTGATGGAGATGGTGGAGATGGTAGGTAAGAGTTCGAGTAGTGGCCGGCTTAGTTTCAAGATGTTGGTTAGAGATAATGAGAAGAAAGGGACAAAAGAACAAGTCATCGATGTAGAGAAGCTTAAGAAAATGAAACAAAAGAAAGTTTCGGCTTGGACTATGAAAGGATTGGTTGATGTAATTAAGAGTTCTGGATTATCTACCATTAGCTATACGCCGGAGAGTATATATGAAGAAGAGAGTGATCAGAAAGATAATGAAATTACTAGTGAATGGGAAGCAAAGGCGGCCGCGTATCGAATTTTCCGAAATGTTGCCAAGCCAGGAAGCAA GTACATTGAGAAGGAAGATCTTTTGCAGTTTATGAAAATCGAAGAAGTGGAAAATTTGCTTCCATTATTTGAGGGAGCAGTCGAGACCGGAAGAATTAAGAGGAAGTCTCTCAAGAACTGGCTG GTGAAAGTCTACCTAGAACGCCGATCTCTTGTACATTCGCTAAATGATGCCAAAACAGCTGTTGATGAATTGAATAACATTGCTTCCGCAATCGTCCTTATTTTGGCCATCATTGTGTTGTTGCTTGTGATGGGATTCTTAACAACCCAAGTTCTTGTCTTCATTTCATCACAGCTTTTACTTGTGGCGTTTGTGTTTGGCAACACGGCCAAGACAGTATTTGAAGCTATTATATTTGTTTTCGTGATGCATCCGTTCGATGTCGGTGATCGTTGTGTCATCGATGGTGTTCAG ATGATTGTAGAAGAGATGAATATATTGACTACAATATTTTTGAGATACGACAATGAAAAGATATTCTATCCGAATTCAGTTCTTGCGACCAAGCCAATAAGTAACTTCTATCGGAGTCCAGAAATGAGTGATTCAGTTGAATTTTCTGTTGATGTTTCGACTTCAATACAAAGCATTGGAGCTTTAAAAGCTAGATTAAAAGA ATACTTGGAGAGTAGGCCACAACATTGGCGTCCAAACCACAGTGTATTGGTTAAGGATATTGAGAATGTAAACAAGATGAAAATGGTTCTTTACGTTACTCACACGATAAACTTTCAGAATTCGGGCGATAAGAACAACAGAAGATCTGAATTAGTTCTCGAGTTAAAGAGAATTCTTGAAGATCTCGATATTAAATACAATTTGCTGCCTCAAGAAGTTCGTCTCAATCATGTAAGATCACAAGACAATAAGGCAGAGACAGTTTGA